The following are encoded in a window of Verrucomicrobiota bacterium genomic DNA:
- a CDS encoding glucose 1-dehydrogenase, which produces MASSNRFDGKVVLITGGTSGLGLATARHFLSEGAQVIITGRRPDALETAGKELGGNVIGVRGDVSKLDDLDRLFSVIRDRAGRLDVLFANAGGGGFVPLEQVTEAHFDKYFDINVKGTLFTVQKALPLMTGGGAIVINGSMVSIKGVPGFGVYAATKAALRSFARTWAAEFKGRNIRVNVIAPGTVVTPGYNTELGMNDEQIEAFASQAAAGAPLGRTGTPDEIAKAVAFLASDESSFITGIELFVDGGSAQV; this is translated from the coding sequence ATGGCTTCATCTAACCGATTCGACGGCAAGGTTGTTCTCATCACGGGCGGCACCAGCGGGCTCGGGCTCGCCACCGCCCGGCATTTTTTGTCCGAAGGGGCACAGGTTATCATCACGGGACGACGTCCGGATGCACTCGAAACCGCCGGCAAGGAACTAGGCGGAAACGTGATCGGGGTCCGAGGGGACGTGTCGAAGCTTGATGACCTGGACCGCCTCTTCAGCGTCATCAGGGACCGGGCGGGCCGGCTCGACGTCCTTTTTGCCAACGCCGGCGGCGGCGGGTTTGTGCCGCTGGAACAAGTGACCGAGGCCCACTTCGACAAGTACTTTGACATCAACGTGAAGGGCACGCTTTTCACCGTCCAGAAAGCGCTGCCGCTGATGACCGGCGGCGGCGCGATCGTCATCAACGGCTCCATGGTCTCGATCAAAGGCGTTCCCGGTTTCGGGGTCTACGCGGCGACGAAGGCGGCGTTGCGGTCCTTCGCGCGGACGTGGGCGGCCGAGTTCAAGGGGCGCAACATTCGCGTCAACGTGATCGCACCGGGCACGGTGGTAACGCCCGGTTACAACACCGAACTCGGCATGAACGACGAGCAGATTGAAGCGTTTGCGTCCCAGGCGGCCGCCGGCGCACCCCTCGGCCGCACCGGCACGCCCGATGAGATTGCCAAAGCCGTCGCCTTCCTTGCTTCTGACGAGAGTAGCTTCATCACCGGCATCGAGCTCTTCGTCGATGGAGGTAGCGCGCAGGTCTGA
- a CDS encoding mercuric reductase, whose protein sequence is MTYPQSYEAIVIGGGKGGKTLAMYLGKHGYKTALVERDPLMIGGGCINVACIPTKTFIASARLVHSIRQAAEFGIRVEGVAVDWPAVRKRVETVVSDMRALNLKNFTSVPSLDFILGTGRFLGPGRVEVTQTDGATRQLSSSRIFIDTGTRPAVPDLPGLRDVPFLTSDTIQKLEAVPARLLVLGAGYIGLEFAQMMQRFGSRVTVLERGGQILSHEDADIAELLANHLQSEGVEFHRQSAVKEVRPLPDGQAAVAYEMPEGRREWIGTHLLVALGRAPVTKDLELAAAGVETTAKGFIKVNDRLETNVPGIWALGDVSGGPQFTHASLDDFRILRDNVFGKGARSRSDRLVPSTLFTDPELAHVGLTEKEAVARGLEVQVLRVPITALTVPRARTTGRMEGLLKATVDKPTQRILGCTLLAAEAGEMIGTVQAVMMAGLPATALRDAVLSHPTMVEGFNALFAAS, encoded by the coding sequence ATGACCTATCCGCAATCCTATGAGGCCATCGTCATCGGGGGCGGCAAGGGCGGCAAGACGCTGGCGATGTATCTCGGCAAGCACGGGTACAAGACGGCCCTGGTCGAACGCGATCCCCTGATGATAGGCGGCGGTTGCATCAACGTCGCCTGCATCCCCACCAAAACGTTCATTGCCAGCGCCCGGCTGGTTCACTCGATCCGGCAGGCCGCTGAGTTCGGTATTCGGGTGGAGGGGGTTGCGGTTGACTGGCCGGCCGTCCGGAAACGCGTTGAAACCGTGGTGTCGGACATGCGGGCGTTGAACCTGAAGAACTTCACCTCCGTTCCAAGCCTTGACTTCATCCTGGGCACCGGCCGTTTCTTGGGCCCGGGCCGAGTCGAGGTGACGCAGACTGACGGCGCGACCCGGCAGCTGAGCTCCAGCCGCATTTTCATCGACACAGGCACCCGCCCGGCGGTGCCGGACCTACCCGGCTTGCGCGACGTCCCGTTTCTCACCAGCGACACCATCCAAAAACTCGAAGCCGTGCCTGCACGCCTGCTGGTGCTCGGGGCGGGCTACATCGGCCTGGAGTTCGCCCAGATGATGCAGCGGTTCGGGAGCCGGGTGACCGTTCTGGAGCGGGGCGGGCAAATCCTCAGCCATGAAGACGCGGACATCGCCGAGCTGCTTGCAAACCATTTGCAAAGCGAAGGGGTTGAATTTCATCGCCAGTCGGCCGTCAAGGAGGTGCGCCCGTTGCCGGACGGTCAAGCGGCGGTCGCTTACGAAATGCCCGAAGGTAGAAGGGAATGGATCGGAACCCACCTGCTGGTTGCCCTCGGGCGCGCCCCGGTGACGAAGGACCTGGAGTTAGCCGCCGCCGGGGTTGAAACCACGGCCAAGGGCTTCATCAAGGTTAACGACCGCCTGGAAACAAACGTCCCAGGCATCTGGGCGCTGGGGGATGTAAGCGGCGGACCCCAATTCACGCACGCGTCCCTCGACGATTTTCGAATCCTTCGCGATAACGTGTTCGGCAAGGGGGCACGCTCGCGCAGCGATCGGCTCGTGCCTTCCACCCTGTTCACCGACCCGGAACTGGCGCACGTGGGGCTTACCGAAAAAGAAGCAGTTGCCCGGGGATTGGAGGTCCAGGTGCTCCGGGTGCCGATCACGGCCCTGACCGTGCCGCGGGCGAGGACGACCGGCCGAATGGAAGGATTGCTGAAGGCCACCGTCGACAAGCCCACCCAACGGATTCTGGGTTGCACCCTGTTGGCGGCCGAAGCCGGCGAGATGATCGGCACCGTGCAGGCCGTCATGATGGCGGGACTGCCCGCCACTGCGCTGCGCGACGCGGTGCTGTCCCATCCGACGATGGTGGAAGGGTTTAACGCCCTGTTTGCCGCTTCATAA